From Fibrobacter sp. UWB5, the proteins below share one genomic window:
- a CDS encoding YbaB/EbfC family nucleoid-associated protein, with translation MDMSKMLRDLQKMQSKMMKAQSDLKAQSFEAEAGGGMVKVAMNGKGVLTMIKINPDAVDKDDVEALEDLLMAAINAAVKKKDDATQESISGITGGMKIPGLM, from the coding sequence ATGGACATGAGCAAAATGCTTCGCGATCTCCAGAAGATGCAGAGCAAGATGATGAAAGCACAAAGCGACCTTAAGGCACAGAGTTTTGAAGCCGAAGCCGGTGGCGGAATGGTAAAAGTCGCCATGAACGGTAAGGGAGTCCTGACCATGATCAAGATCAACCCCGATGCAGTCGACAAAGACGACGTGGAAGCCCTCGAAGACCTGCTCATGGCAGCCATTAACGCAGCCGTCAAGAAAAAAGACGACGCTACCCAGGAAAGCATCAGCGGCATTACCGGCGGCATGAAAATCCCCGGCCTGATGTAA
- a CDS encoding TolC family protein: MSRQLAALSAMALCIAVPQMVWATTYTREEAVKIALEKSSDVKTAEEEVISANSQVDAGYGNALPSIDLDATVTRIFGLDDVNNKKPIFNTLNQTQSQLNDGSEPSAYDYVNAGAIDGLIYGMSQQGYRWQSSVGLTATQILYAQGKVGTGIEIAKAYKHVKEVNLENTKANVRYDVENAFDQLIFLDSSIAILYQSKDMLQENLNFVEQGLKSGMLTELDLIRIQLKMDQLTSQINSTEKKRVLARNALLNTMGLEWDSEVKFQGDLRDPLQGYTYPDTTMANVKKRRKELVMLEASEEMLQKNVSIEEGGYKPTVVLVGGLKYSNNKNHFYQWDAPDWDENISKYIALNLKLNLFNGMKTKEAVVQAKSDLRSTQIKKETAERGFRMQIESCANTLEDANSQLEIAKRQIDLAQKNYDLTNDSYKLGRETQLNLLTAENDLRTAKIGYMQAIVNWNQAYNALLQATGEY; encoded by the coding sequence ATGTCAAGGCAATTAGCAGCATTATCGGCTATGGCGCTGTGCATTGCGGTCCCCCAGATGGTTTGGGCCACGACTTACACGCGCGAGGAAGCCGTCAAAATCGCCCTTGAAAAGTCCTCGGACGTCAAAACTGCCGAAGAAGAAGTCATTTCGGCAAATTCCCAGGTTGATGCCGGTTACGGCAACGCATTACCTTCAATCGATCTTGATGCCACCGTCACCCGTATTTTCGGTTTGGACGATGTAAACAACAAAAAGCCCATATTCAACACGCTGAACCAGACCCAGTCTCAGTTGAATGACGGCTCTGAGCCTTCTGCCTACGACTACGTGAACGCAGGCGCCATTGACGGCCTGATTTACGGCATGTCCCAGCAAGGTTATCGCTGGCAGTCCAGCGTGGGCCTTACCGCCACCCAGATCCTTTACGCCCAGGGTAAGGTGGGTACCGGTATCGAAATTGCCAAGGCCTACAAGCACGTCAAGGAAGTCAACCTTGAAAACACCAAGGCAAACGTCCGCTACGACGTGGAAAACGCCTTTGACCAGCTCATTTTCCTGGATTCATCGATCGCTATCCTGTACCAGTCCAAGGACATGCTTCAGGAAAACCTGAATTTCGTGGAACAGGGCCTCAAGAGCGGCATGCTGACCGAACTCGACTTGATCCGCATACAGCTCAAAATGGACCAACTGACCTCCCAAATCAACAGCACCGAAAAGAAGCGCGTGCTTGCCCGCAATGCCCTGCTTAACACCATGGGCCTTGAATGGGATTCCGAAGTCAAGTTCCAGGGGGACCTCCGTGATCCATTGCAGGGCTACACCTACCCCGATACCACCATGGCCAACGTAAAAAAACGCCGCAAGGAACTGGTGATGCTCGAAGCAAGCGAAGAAATGCTCCAGAAGAACGTTTCTATCGAAGAAGGTGGCTACAAGCCGACGGTCGTACTCGTGGGAGGCCTCAAGTACAGCAACAACAAGAACCACTTTTACCAGTGGGACGCCCCGGATTGGGACGAAAACATCAGCAAGTACATCGCCTTGAACCTCAAGCTGAACCTCTTCAATGGCATGAAAACCAAGGAAGCGGTCGTTCAAGCAAAATCCGACTTGCGTAGCACCCAAATCAAGAAAGAAACCGCCGAACGCGGCTTCCGCATGCAGATTGAATCTTGCGCCAACACGCTCGAAGATGCAAATTCCCAACTTGAAATTGCCAAGCGCCAAATCGATCTGGCTCAAAAGAATTATGACCTGACAAACGACAGCTACAAGCTCGGAAGAGAAACCCAGCTGAACCTTCTCACTGCAGAAAACGACCTTCGTACAGCGAAGATCGGCTACATGCAAGCTATCGTGAATTGGAACCAGGCTTACAACGCCCTCCTTCAGGCCACCGGTGAATATTAA
- the dnaX gene encoding DNA polymerase III subunit gamma/tau, which translates to MAYVAMARKWRPQSFSDMVGQEHIAKTLQNAIEGGRLHHAFLFTGTRGVGKTTSARILARTLNCKGGDPLHPCGECESCKDIAGGNPMDVFEIDAASNTGVDNIRDVIERVQYPPVIGKYKIFIIDEVHMLSTGAFNALLKTLEEPPEHVIFIFATTEVNKVPQTILSRVQRFDFKRLSIEQIRSRLRYICEQEGINATDEALDIFAEKADGSMRDGLTYFDQAYAFTGNEMNADAVRGVLGIPPVELFFSLISSIESHDLKGCFKMVDDACKRGIEFTPLLDGFGKFLRNLLYARLDAFTPDALNISEEMFTKYKSVVPELKNGDILRISKLLIDLQGTLRYSTNPRLLVETTFARMAWLDRLTDLRRALAAINDPKSASDEALKKKVTDVQNMLEAEEEAKALQQQDENPFAALQNGIASGYNGDVYSRYEISAAWGSIKTRIADSGDFAFSVALNDTVLETGDLKATPFPIALTYLGDNASDAWGVKQMEDHPEYMERIKQMLEEMLQTQVDLTLKTRAFNESELQIRKQAQMTPFELDMEKEPGLRKLKELFAAELIYSIKSTRPVAAPQQAEGCDTTESDE; encoded by the coding sequence ATGGCATACGTAGCAATGGCCCGAAAGTGGCGTCCGCAATCTTTTTCCGACATGGTCGGTCAGGAACATATCGCAAAGACTCTTCAAAACGCAATTGAAGGAGGTCGCTTGCACCATGCATTCCTGTTTACCGGAACCCGCGGTGTCGGTAAGACCACCAGTGCCCGTATCCTCGCCCGCACGCTGAACTGCAAAGGCGGAGATCCGTTGCACCCCTGTGGAGAATGCGAAAGTTGTAAGGACATTGCCGGCGGGAACCCGATGGACGTGTTCGAAATAGATGCCGCTTCCAATACCGGCGTCGACAACATCCGCGACGTGATTGAACGCGTGCAGTACCCGCCAGTCATCGGCAAATACAAGATTTTCATTATCGACGAAGTCCACATGCTTTCGACGGGCGCCTTCAATGCGCTCCTCAAGACGCTCGAAGAACCGCCTGAACACGTGATTTTCATCTTCGCGACGACCGAAGTCAACAAGGTTCCGCAGACCATTCTCAGCCGCGTGCAGCGTTTCGATTTCAAGCGCTTGTCGATTGAACAGATCCGCAGCCGCCTGCGTTACATTTGCGAACAGGAAGGCATCAACGCGACCGACGAAGCCCTCGACATTTTCGCCGAAAAAGCCGACGGTTCCATGCGCGATGGCCTCACCTACTTCGATCAGGCTTACGCCTTTACCGGCAACGAAATGAACGCCGACGCCGTCCGTGGCGTCCTCGGCATTCCGCCTGTAGAACTCTTTTTCTCGCTGATTTCGTCTATCGAAAGCCACGACCTCAAGGGTTGCTTTAAAATGGTGGACGATGCCTGTAAGCGCGGCATCGAATTCACGCCCTTGCTTGACGGATTCGGCAAGTTCCTGCGCAACCTGCTTTACGCCCGCCTCGACGCCTTTACGCCCGACGCATTGAACATTTCCGAAGAAATGTTCACCAAGTACAAGAGCGTGGTGCCCGAACTCAAGAACGGCGATATTCTGCGCATCAGCAAGCTTTTGATTGACTTGCAGGGAACGCTCCGTTACAGCACAAACCCGCGCCTGCTGGTAGAAACCACATTTGCCCGCATGGCATGGCTTGACAGGCTTACGGACTTGAGGCGTGCGCTTGCCGCCATCAACGACCCGAAAAGCGCCTCCGACGAGGCGTTAAAAAAAAAAGTAACTGATGTCCAAAACATGCTGGAAGCCGAGGAAGAAGCCAAGGCGTTACAGCAACAGGACGAAAATCCCTTCGCAGCCCTCCAAAACGGTATTGCCAGCGGATACAATGGCGACGTTTACAGCCGTTACGAGATTTCTGCCGCCTGGGGTTCTATCAAGACACGCATTGCCGATTCCGGCGATTTCGCGTTCTCGGTGGCCCTGAACGACACCGTGCTCGAAACAGGCGACTTGAAGGCAACCCCCTTCCCCATCGCGCTCACCTACTTGGGCGACAACGCAAGCGACGCCTGGGGCGTAAAACAAATGGAAGACCATCCCGAATACATGGAGCGCATCAAGCAAATGCTCGAAGAAATGCTCCAGACGCAGGTGGATTTGACCCTCAAGACCAGAGCCTTCAACGAATCGGAGCTCCAGATTCGCAAGCAGGCTCAAATGACGCCATTCGAGCTGGACATGGAAAAAGAACCCGGGCTTCGAAAGCTCAAGGAACTTTTCGCCGCCGAACTGATTTACAGCATCAAGAGCACTCGCCCCGTGGCAGCCCCCCAGCAAGCCGAAGGTTGCGACACCACGGAAAGTGACGAATAG
- the pheT gene encoding phenylalanine--tRNA ligase subunit beta, whose product MKVSLNWLRRHVDLPESAEEVAKALTAVGLEVEGMEEPGKVYEKLVVAKVLTCEAHPDSDHLHITTVNDGKEVIQVVCGAPNVAAGQTVVLAPIGAELPLPDGGTLKMKKSKIRGVESFGMICAEDEIGLSDDHAGIMVLDDSIPAGTPFVSLGLYDVCFELNVTPNRPDALSHRGVARELAAKFNRPLKPLAYELKEDSEAASSAISLEVVPGCGCSRYVGRVIKDVKVEKSPAWLAKLLHAVGMNSINNVVDITNFILMDVGQPLHSFDMDQLHGNKIKVRRAVKGEKIETIDHTAHELVENDLVICDGDRPACVAGVMGGVESEIVDTTKNVFLESAWFNPTIVRKQAKRLCISTDSSYRFEREIDFTTQDEYSRYACAMIQEVAGGRILKGTVEYTGDDHKKNLNEVTLRTARAEKVIGMKIAAADIEKYLTGIALEVVKKDAESITFKIPGYRPDLEREVDLIEEVARLIGFDNIPYTLPSFKMQPNELPPIEVLNRKIRKTLSAMGLHECLSLRFTSKARTEALFGAENDDRRSKPAALLNPLSDELGVVPTSLLPNLLKSVAENEKNRPGSVRLFEVAKGQFKRDRKDVRDPGFDESNLVALAVAGAFDVNPLNDKPAQIDFAAFKGLVQSFLKRVGLVVEFRVPAKAELFLHPGKQVEVLADGVVLGTMGELHPTAMAAFDIGYTTYVMELDMDKMEHATHKKIVFEPFSRQVPSSRDISIEVDKTMTHEQILARIKGLNPKNLAKITLKSIYEGDKIEAGKKNLVYSLTYQAMDRTLTDDEVNKAHNKLRDKLVANGDIILR is encoded by the coding sequence ATGAAAGTTTCTTTGAATTGGCTCAGACGTCACGTTGATCTTCCGGAATCTGCGGAAGAAGTTGCAAAGGCACTCACCGCTGTAGGCCTCGAAGTCGAAGGCATGGAAGAACCGGGCAAGGTTTATGAAAAGCTCGTTGTGGCAAAGGTACTCACCTGCGAAGCCCACCCGGACAGCGACCACCTGCACATCACGACGGTGAACGACGGCAAGGAAGTCATTCAAGTGGTTTGCGGCGCCCCGAACGTGGCCGCCGGCCAGACCGTGGTACTCGCCCCGATCGGTGCAGAACTTCCGCTCCCCGATGGCGGCACCCTCAAGATGAAGAAATCCAAGATCCGCGGCGTCGAAAGCTTCGGCATGATTTGCGCCGAAGACGAAATCGGCCTCAGCGACGACCACGCCGGCATCATGGTTCTCGACGACTCTATTCCCGCTGGCACCCCGTTCGTAAGCCTCGGCCTCTACGACGTCTGCTTTGAACTGAACGTGACCCCGAACCGCCCGGACGCCCTCAGCCACCGTGGCGTGGCCCGCGAACTCGCCGCCAAGTTCAACCGCCCGCTCAAGCCGCTCGCCTACGAACTCAAGGAAGATTCCGAAGCTGCCAGCTCTGCCATCAGCCTCGAAGTGGTTCCCGGTTGCGGCTGCTCCCGCTATGTGGGCCGCGTCATCAAGGACGTGAAGGTTGAAAAGTCTCCGGCTTGGCTCGCCAAGCTCTTGCATGCCGTGGGCATGAACAGCATCAACAACGTCGTCGACATCACGAACTTCATTCTGATGGACGTGGGCCAGCCGCTCCACAGCTTCGACATGGACCAGCTGCACGGCAACAAAATTAAGGTCCGCCGCGCCGTGAAGGGCGAAAAGATCGAGACCATCGACCACACCGCCCATGAACTCGTTGAAAACGACCTCGTCATCTGCGATGGCGACCGTCCAGCTTGCGTAGCCGGCGTGATGGGCGGCGTTGAATCCGAAATTGTTGACACCACCAAGAACGTGTTCCTCGAAAGCGCCTGGTTCAACCCGACCATCGTCCGCAAGCAGGCCAAGCGCCTCTGCATCTCGACGGATTCCAGCTACCGCTTCGAACGCGAAATTGACTTTACTACCCAGGACGAATACAGCCGCTACGCCTGCGCCATGATTCAGGAAGTCGCGGGTGGCCGCATTCTCAAGGGCACCGTCGAATACACCGGCGACGACCACAAGAAAAATTTGAACGAAGTCACGCTCCGCACTGCCCGCGCCGAAAAGGTCATCGGCATGAAGATTGCCGCAGCTGACATCGAAAAGTACCTCACGGGTATCGCCCTCGAAGTCGTGAAGAAGGATGCCGAATCCATCACCTTCAAGATTCCGGGCTACCGCCCCGACCTCGAACGCGAAGTGGACCTCATCGAAGAAGTCGCCCGACTCATCGGTTTCGACAACATCCCGTACACGCTGCCGAGCTTCAAGATGCAGCCGAACGAACTGCCGCCAATCGAAGTCCTGAACCGCAAGATCCGCAAGACCTTGTCTGCAATGGGCCTGCATGAATGCTTGAGCCTTCGCTTTACCAGCAAGGCCCGCACCGAAGCTCTGTTCGGCGCCGAAAATGACGACCGCCGCAGCAAGCCCGCAGCTCTGCTGAACCCGCTTTCCGACGAACTCGGCGTGGTTCCGACCAGTCTCCTTCCGAACCTTCTCAAGAGCGTTGCCGAAAACGAAAAGAACCGCCCCGGTTCCGTTCGTCTGTTCGAAGTCGCCAAGGGCCAGTTCAAGCGCGACCGCAAGGACGTGCGCGATCCGGGCTTCGACGAATCGAACCTCGTTGCCCTCGCCGTTGCAGGTGCCTTCGACGTGAACCCGCTCAACGACAAGCCCGCCCAGATTGACTTTGCCGCCTTCAAGGGCCTGGTGCAGAGCTTCCTCAAGCGCGTGGGCCTCGTGGTGGAATTCCGCGTTCCGGCTAAGGCAGAACTCTTCCTGCACCCGGGCAAGCAGGTCGAAGTCCTCGCCGACGGCGTGGTGCTTGGCACCATGGGCGAACTCCACCCGACCGCCATGGCCGCCTTCGATATCGGCTACACCACCTACGTGATGGAACTAGACATGGACAAGATGGAACACGCCACCCACAAGAAGATCGTGTTCGAACCGTTCAGCCGCCAGGTACCGTCTAGCCGTGACATTTCTATCGAAGTCGACAAGACCATGACTCACGAGCAGATTCTCGCACGCATCAAGGGCCTGAACCCGAAGAACCTCGCGAAGATTACGCTCAAGAGTATCTACGAAGGCGACAAAATCGAAGCCGGCAAGAAGAACCTGGTCTACAGCCTCACCTATCAGGCCATGGACCGCACCCTTACCGACGACGAAGTCAACAAGGCCCACAACAAGCTGCGTGACAAGCTCGTCGCAAACGGTGATATTATACTGAGATAG